The Novosphingobium kaempferiae genome includes a window with the following:
- a CDS encoding lipopolysaccharide biosynthesis protein, with product MSAKRYRQESASPLGRILQNTAWLLGGKGFGAVCGLAYLAIQTRTLGLKDFGHFSLIFGTAQALIALAGFQTWRVVVRYGSEHVHAQEWDKFGRLGMLCGVIDAVGAVLGCALAAVMIYGFAHVLDLNPSYIDVAFLFCVGSLWALVSAPTGMVRALNRFDMAVYVEAIVPSGRLVAALLIWATGPSVGRFLAAWAAIDILEAILYWIMARRLCPQAVKLSYLFQLRQALRENPGVTQFFLVTYMGSATDAIIKNGPLLVVGGWVGTRAAGLYRLASQLSQALSKLSTLLTRSVYAEVARVRVASKADEFRKLALQTSLIAGGAGIAVVAVAYFAGETLLAMIGGDDFESGASILIPLAIAASFDLASVAFEPVLHSTGRARHSLTARLIAVVALGFGLWQFIPLGPSGAAWAVALAGAVSYVAMGLMAWRTLKQVEGGQISVGLPDDAEVSGNE from the coding sequence ATGTCCGCCAAACGCTACCGCCAGGAGAGTGCATCTCCGCTAGGGCGGATACTCCAGAACACGGCCTGGCTGCTCGGCGGCAAGGGCTTCGGTGCGGTTTGCGGCCTCGCTTACCTCGCCATTCAGACGCGCACGCTGGGCCTCAAGGATTTCGGCCACTTTTCGCTGATCTTCGGCACCGCGCAGGCGCTCATCGCGCTCGCCGGGTTCCAGACCTGGCGGGTCGTGGTCCGCTACGGTTCCGAGCATGTCCACGCGCAGGAGTGGGACAAGTTCGGGCGCCTCGGAATGCTGTGCGGGGTGATCGACGCGGTCGGCGCGGTGCTCGGCTGCGCGCTCGCGGCGGTCATGATCTACGGCTTCGCGCATGTGCTGGACCTCAACCCGTCCTACATCGACGTGGCGTTCCTGTTCTGCGTCGGATCGCTCTGGGCGCTGGTGTCCGCGCCGACCGGCATGGTGCGCGCGCTCAACCGCTTCGACATGGCCGTTTATGTAGAGGCCATCGTGCCGAGCGGACGCCTCGTCGCCGCGCTGCTGATCTGGGCGACCGGGCCGAGCGTCGGGCGGTTTCTTGCCGCCTGGGCGGCGATCGATATCCTCGAGGCCATCCTCTACTGGATCATGGCGCGGCGGCTGTGCCCGCAGGCGGTGAAGCTGTCCTACCTGTTCCAGCTGCGGCAGGCGCTGCGGGAGAACCCCGGCGTCACGCAGTTCTTCCTCGTTACCTACATGGGATCGGCGACCGACGCGATCATCAAGAACGGGCCTCTGCTCGTCGTCGGCGGCTGGGTGGGCACGCGTGCGGCGGGCCTCTATCGCCTTGCCTCGCAGCTCTCGCAGGCGCTGAGCAAGCTGTCGACGCTGCTGACCCGCTCGGTCTACGCCGAAGTCGCGCGCGTGCGGGTCGCCTCCAAGGCGGACGAGTTCCGCAAGCTCGCGCTCCAGACCAGCCTGATCGCAGGCGGTGCGGGCATCGCCGTGGTGGCGGTCGCCTACTTCGCGGGCGAGACGCTGCTGGCGATGATCGGCGGCGACGATTTCGAGAGCGGCGCGTCGATCCTGATCCCGCTTGCCATCGCCGCCAGCTTCGACCTTGCCAGCGTGGCCTTCGAGCCGGTGCTGCACTCGACCGGGCGGGCGCGCCATTCGCTGACGGCGCGGCTGATCGCGGTTGTCGCGCTGGGCTTCGGGCTGTGGCAGTTCATTCCCCTCGGCCCGAGCGGCGCGGCTTGGGCCGTGGCGCTGGCGGGGGCGGTGTCCTACGTGGCGATGGGCCTGATGGCGTGGCGCACGCTCAAGCAGGTCGAGGGCGGACAGATCTCGGTCGGCCTTCCAGACGATGCGGAAGTGTCCGGCAACGAGTGA
- a CDS encoding GNAT family N-acetyltransferase — translation MVGVTITKHENGTSGEYQAHVADSDHIGRLTWTERDGVRYADHTLVPQAIGGRGVAGRLVEAMVADARENGFRIAPLCSYVDVAFKRHPEWADVRA, via the coding sequence ATGGTTGGCGTGACCATTACCAAGCACGAGAACGGAACCTCGGGCGAATATCAGGCCCATGTCGCCGACAGCGACCACATCGGCCGCCTCACCTGGACCGAGCGCGACGGCGTGCGCTACGCCGATCACACGCTGGTCCCGCAGGCCATCGGCGGGCGCGGCGTCGCCGGGCGACTGGTCGAGGCGATGGTGGCGGACGCGCGCGAGAACGGCTTCCGCATCGCGCCGCTGTGCAGCTACGTGGACGTGGCGTTCAAGCGCCACCCGGAATGGGCCGACGTCAGGGCCTGA
- a CDS encoding nucleotidyltransferase family protein yields MTTSKIPAVLVLAGSRPGAPDPVADAEGVAHKALVEIAGRPMLALVVSALRDAGIERIAVSASEPQVRDLALRLGCEVLATGTGPSASVAIGLDALSAPLLVTTSDHALLKGEWVRDFLADTPEGSDVAVLLARREAIEAAMPGSRRTYLRFADGHWSGCNLFLLATSRAGLAIETWKMVEADRKRPWRIAARLGLGMLVSYALGRLTLAEAIGRLGRRIGVTASLVAARDGLAAVDVDKPADLVDARAIMDARGA; encoded by the coding sequence ATGACGACGTCGAAGATTCCGGCCGTTCTGGTCCTCGCCGGGTCGCGGCCCGGTGCGCCAGATCCGGTCGCCGACGCGGAAGGCGTGGCGCACAAGGCTCTCGTCGAGATCGCCGGTCGGCCGATGCTCGCCCTCGTCGTCTCTGCACTGCGCGATGCGGGGATCGAGCGTATCGCCGTCTCCGCCAGCGAGCCGCAAGTCCGCGACCTCGCCCTCCGGCTGGGCTGCGAGGTGCTGGCGACCGGCACGGGGCCAAGCGCGAGCGTCGCCATCGGCCTCGACGCCCTTTCCGCACCGCTGCTGGTGACAACCAGCGACCATGCGCTTCTCAAGGGCGAGTGGGTGCGCGATTTCCTTGCCGATACGCCCGAGGGCAGCGACGTCGCCGTCCTGCTCGCCCGGCGCGAGGCGATCGAGGCCGCCATGCCCGGCAGCCGCCGCACCTACCTGCGCTTCGCGGACGGCCACTGGTCGGGCTGCAACCTGTTCCTGCTCGCCACCAGCCGGGCAGGCCTCGCCATCGAGACATGGAAGATGGTCGAGGCCGACCGCAAGCGCCCCTGGCGCATCGCCGCGCGGCTCGGTCTCGGCATGCTGGTGAGCTACGCGCTCGGCCGCCTGACGCTGGCCGAGGCCATCGGAAGATTGGGTCGCCGGATCGGCGTAACCGCCAGCCTCGTCGCCGCGCGGGACGGGCTTGCGGCGGTGGATGTCGACAAGCCCGCCGATCTCGTGGACGCCCGCGCCATCATGGATGCGCGCGGGGCCTGA
- a CDS encoding acylglycerol kinase family protein, with the protein MHGSIHTFETLPIFGELGRRDGARTVRPVRRGRAVPLVGIVRNPRSHRNKGVSPEMADCSNILTQTPRTREELHGTLSEFARRGVDYLVVDGGDGTVRDVLSAGADIFGDDWPTFIVLPKGKTNALAVDLGLPNRWSLAEALSSAHRGKTIARSPLRISPADGTARCVQGFILGTGVFSIATEAGQEAHRRGLFNSFAVGLTILWGVVQTLFGGARNAWRVCTPTRIVDRRSGEHLPYHGKGNADERYLTIATTFERFPLGARPFGRHPAPGLKLAVVDWPVRWLIALLPAMMFGLNLPFLARKGAQRVSAREVEMDIGGSFILDGEAFPAGRYVLEEGPQINFVVP; encoded by the coding sequence GTGCACGGAAGCATTCACACCTTCGAAACGCTGCCGATCTTCGGCGAGCTTGGTCGCCGGGACGGGGCGCGCACGGTGCGTCCGGTCCGTCGTGGGCGCGCGGTTCCCCTCGTCGGCATCGTCCGTAATCCCCGCAGCCATCGCAACAAGGGCGTCTCGCCCGAGATGGCGGATTGCTCCAACATTCTCACGCAGACCCCGCGCACCCGCGAGGAACTGCACGGCACGCTGAGCGAGTTCGCCCGCCGCGGCGTCGACTACCTCGTGGTCGATGGCGGCGACGGCACCGTGCGCGACGTGCTTTCCGCAGGCGCCGACATCTTCGGCGACGACTGGCCGACCTTCATCGTGCTGCCCAAGGGCAAAACCAACGCACTGGCGGTCGACCTCGGCCTGCCCAACCGCTGGTCGCTGGCCGAAGCACTGAGTTCTGCCCATCGCGGCAAGACGATCGCGCGCAGCCCGCTGCGCATCTCCCCCGCCGACGGAACCGCACGCTGCGTGCAGGGTTTCATCCTCGGCACCGGCGTCTTCTCGATCGCCACCGAGGCCGGGCAGGAGGCGCATCGCCGCGGCCTGTTCAACAGCTTCGCAGTAGGCCTGACGATCCTCTGGGGCGTCGTCCAGACGCTGTTCGGCGGCGCCCGCAACGCATGGCGTGTCTGCACGCCGACCCGCATCGTCGATCGCCGCAGCGGCGAGCATCTGCCGTATCATGGCAAGGGCAACGCGGATGAGCGCTACCTGACCATTGCGACCACGTTCGAGCGCTTCCCGCTCGGCGCGCGGCCTTTCGGACGTCATCCGGCACCCGGCCTGAAGCTTGCCGTGGTCGACTGGCCCGTGCGCTGGCTGATTGCCCTGCTTCCGGCGATGATGTTCGGCCTGAACCTGCCGTTCCTCGCTCGCAAGGGCGCGCAGCGCGTGAGCGCCCGTGAGGTCGAGATGGACATCGGCGGCTCGTTCATCCTCGATGGCGAGGCATTCCCGGCAGGTCGCTATGTCCTTGAGGAAGGCCCGCAGATCAACTTCGTCGTCCCCTGA
- a CDS encoding M20 metallopeptidase family protein, whose translation MTASLVAEAAALSDSIVALRRAIHAEPEIGLHTPKTRDKIRAALAHLPLEWVEGPSTTGLVATLKGGAGPGRCVLLRGDMDALPMPEETGLDFASTIPGTMHACGHDTHVAMLAGAAQILADRVDELAGEVRFMFQPGEEGYHGARFMLEDGLLGGEGFDRPLPDAAFALHVMPNAPHGLVGGRAGPLMAAADQITITVTGRGGHASMPHDTLDPVPIACEIVGAIQTMVARRFSVFDPVVVTIAKIEAGSAHNVISDSAKMVGTMRTLSAANRARLKEELPLLAAGIAGAHGLMAEVDILEGFPVTVCDAAAVEFGEGVARELLGEAAFLRLADPIMGAEDFAYVLEKVPGAMFFLGVSHEGADWRHCCGIHSTKMMVDETVLPRGAAFLAGLATRFLSDGLG comes from the coding sequence ATGACAGCCTCCCTCGTCGCCGAAGCCGCCGCCCTTTCCGACAGCATCGTGGCCCTGCGCCGCGCCATCCATGCCGAGCCCGAGATCGGGCTCCATACCCCGAAGACCCGCGACAAGATCCGCGCGGCGCTGGCCCACCTGCCGCTGGAATGGGTGGAGGGGCCATCGACCACCGGCCTCGTCGCCACGCTGAAGGGCGGGGCCGGACCCGGTCGCTGCGTGCTGCTGCGCGGCGACATGGACGCGCTGCCGATGCCCGAGGAGACCGGGCTGGACTTCGCTTCCACCATCCCCGGCACCATGCACGCCTGCGGCCATGACACCCACGTCGCCATGCTGGCAGGCGCGGCGCAGATTCTGGCGGACCGGGTAGACGAACTGGCGGGCGAGGTCCGCTTCATGTTCCAGCCGGGCGAGGAGGGCTATCACGGCGCCCGCTTCATGCTGGAGGACGGGCTGCTCGGCGGGGAAGGCTTCGACCGCCCGCTGCCCGATGCCGCCTTCGCGCTCCACGTCATGCCCAATGCGCCGCATGGCCTCGTCGGCGGGCGCGCGGGGCCGCTCATGGCGGCGGCGGATCAGATCACCATCACCGTCACCGGGCGCGGCGGCCATGCCTCGATGCCGCACGACACGCTCGACCCGGTGCCGATCGCCTGCGAGATCGTCGGCGCCATCCAGACCATGGTGGCGCGCCGGTTCAGCGTGTTCGATCCGGTGGTCGTCACCATCGCGAAGATCGAGGCCGGCAGCGCCCACAACGTCATCTCCGACTCCGCGAAGATGGTCGGCACGATGCGCACCCTCTCCGCGGCCAACCGCGCGCGGCTGAAGGAGGAACTCCCGCTGCTCGCCGCCGGGATCGCAGGCGCGCACGGGCTGATGGCGGAGGTCGATATCCTCGAAGGCTTCCCCGTCACCGTCTGCGATGCCGCCGCCGTCGAGTTCGGAGAGGGCGTGGCGCGCGAGTTGCTGGGGGAGGCGGCCTTCCTGCGCCTGGCCGACCCGATCATGGGCGCGGAGGATTTCGCCTACGTGCTGGAGAAAGTGCCCGGCGCGATGTTCTTCCTCGGCGTCAGCCACGAAGGCGCGGACTGGCGCCACTGCTGCGGCATCCACTCGACGAAGATGATGGTCGACGAAACCGTCCTGCCGCGCGGCGCCGCCTTCCTTGCGGGGCTGGCGACGCGCTTCCTGTCGGACGGGCTGGGCTGA
- a CDS encoding DUF2141 domain-containing protein yields the protein MTKTISRTLLHRSSLALALSAVAGLAAPAPALAEAYRNEIRNEPARCQSDKGPAMMVTVDGIKSSSGKLRVQSYRATSGEWLVKGKWLSRIEVPAKAGTMTFCVPVPASGTYGVAVRHDVNGNGETDIRTDGGAMSNNPSINIFNLGKPSYTKVGVPVGEGVKSIRIQMKYM from the coding sequence ATGACCAAGACCATTTCCAGAACCCTGCTTCACCGCTCGTCCCTCGCGCTCGCCCTGAGCGCGGTCGCCGGGCTTGCCGCGCCTGCTCCGGCGCTGGCCGAAGCCTATCGCAACGAAATCCGCAACGAACCCGCCCGCTGCCAGTCCGACAAGGGCCCGGCGATGATGGTGACCGTCGACGGCATCAAGTCGTCCTCCGGCAAGCTGCGCGTCCAGTCCTATCGCGCGACCTCGGGCGAGTGGCTGGTCAAGGGCAAGTGGCTCTCGCGCATTGAAGTGCCTGCGAAGGCGGGCACGATGACCTTCTGCGTGCCGGTCCCGGCTTCGGGCACTTACGGCGTCGCGGTGCGTCACGACGTCAACGGCAACGGCGAGACGGACATCCGCACCGATGGCGGCGCGATGTCCAACAACCCGTCGATCAACATCTTCAACCTCGGCAAGCCGAGCTACACCAAGGTCGGCGTGCCCGTGGGCGAGGGCGTGAAGTCGATCCGCATCCAGATGAAGTACATGTGA
- the rpe gene encoding ribulose-phosphate 3-epimerase produces MTTPLISPSILSADFARLGEEVRAIDEAGADWIHVDVMDGHFVPNITIGPAVVKALRPHSAKPFDVHLMISPVDTYLEAFAEAGADYITVHPEAGPHVHRTVQTIHNLGKKAGISLNPATPAKMLDYLIDEIDLVLIMSVNPGFGGQSFISSQLRKIEAVRKMIDKSGRDIRLEVDGGVDARTAPLCVSAGADVLVAGSATFKGGPSQYAANIRTLKGLDLP; encoded by the coding sequence ATGACAACCCCGCTGATTTCCCCTTCGATCCTGTCCGCCGATTTCGCCCGGCTTGGCGAGGAAGTGCGCGCCATCGACGAAGCCGGGGCCGACTGGATCCACGTCGACGTCATGGACGGCCATTTCGTTCCCAACATCACCATCGGCCCGGCCGTGGTGAAGGCCCTGCGCCCGCACAGCGCCAAGCCTTTCGACGTCCACCTGATGATCTCCCCGGTGGACACCTATCTCGAGGCTTTCGCGGAAGCTGGCGCCGACTACATCACCGTCCACCCGGAGGCCGGTCCGCACGTCCATCGCACGGTGCAGACGATCCACAACCTCGGCAAGAAGGCCGGCATCTCGCTCAACCCGGCGACGCCCGCCAAGATGCTCGATTACCTGATCGACGAGATCGACCTCGTCCTCATCATGAGCGTCAACCCCGGCTTTGGCGGGCAGAGCTTCATCTCCAGCCAGCTTCGCAAGATCGAAGCGGTGCGCAAGATGATCGACAAGTCGGGCCGCGATATCCGGCTTGAGGTCGACGGCGGCGTCGATGCGCGCACCGCACCGCTGTGCGTCTCCGCAGGCGCCGACGTGCTCGTCGCGGGCTCGGCCACCTTCAAGGGCGGTCCGTCGCAGTATGCAGCCAACATCCGCACACTGAAGGGGCTCGACCTGCCGTGA
- a CDS encoding CDP-alcohol phosphatidyltransferase family protein, giving the protein MVQNTQVLPVATIGENPVKLWGLSPSQRVGRIARAAGLEPVETVPEGPAILSNAAFAWDPAWFAHITGRPGMVLTLGGVPALAHAADADQAARIAHAMASNTVLNDTKGLLTVAYEDRPTIENKQLRKRETPFLMPLIASTLRPIERASYFGAYKGVTDVLTKYLWPEWALVLTRVCAKFGITPNQVTTVGAVFCVIATALFAYGHYWAGMATGLVFMVLDTVDGKLARCTITSSAWGNVFDHGMDLVHPPFWWWFWATGLGAWGLAYDTTTFWWVQGAIQGGYVVQRLIEGAFMRQNGLMHIHVWRPFDSRFRLITARRNPNMVILFVAMIFARPDIGLIAVAWWTALSCLIHAVRLVQAWIVRARGGTITSWLAEG; this is encoded by the coding sequence ATGGTCCAGAATACGCAAGTGCTGCCGGTGGCGACGATCGGCGAAAATCCCGTTAAACTCTGGGGTCTTAGCCCTTCTCAGCGGGTCGGCAGGATCGCCCGCGCGGCGGGGCTGGAGCCTGTCGAGACGGTGCCGGAGGGGCCGGCGATCCTCTCGAATGCCGCTTTTGCGTGGGATCCGGCGTGGTTTGCGCACATCACCGGGAGGCCGGGCATGGTGTTGACTCTGGGCGGTGTTCCGGCTCTCGCACATGCAGCAGATGCGGATCAGGCGGCCCGAATCGCCCACGCCATGGCGTCGAACACGGTACTGAACGACACCAAGGGGCTCCTGACGGTGGCCTACGAGGACCGACCGACCATTGAAAACAAGCAGTTGCGCAAGCGGGAGACACCGTTCCTGATGCCGCTGATTGCGTCCACTTTGCGGCCGATCGAGCGGGCCAGCTACTTCGGCGCGTACAAGGGCGTGACCGATGTCCTGACCAAGTACCTCTGGCCCGAGTGGGCGCTGGTGCTGACGCGCGTGTGTGCGAAGTTCGGGATCACGCCCAATCAGGTCACGACCGTCGGCGCGGTGTTCTGCGTCATTGCAACTGCCCTGTTCGCTTATGGGCATTACTGGGCGGGCATGGCGACGGGACTGGTGTTCATGGTGCTCGACACCGTGGACGGCAAGCTGGCGCGCTGCACGATCACGTCCTCGGCCTGGGGCAACGTGTTCGATCATGGCATGGACCTTGTCCATCCGCCGTTCTGGTGGTGGTTCTGGGCGACCGGGCTTGGCGCATGGGGCCTTGCCTACGACACGACGACGTTCTGGTGGGTGCAGGGCGCGATTCAGGGAGGCTATGTCGTCCAGCGGCTGATCGAGGGTGCGTTCATGCGCCAGAACGGGCTGATGCACATCCACGTCTGGCGACCGTTCGACAGCAGGTTCCGCCTCATCACCGCGCGCCGCAATCCGAACATGGTGATCCTGTTCGTCGCCATGATCTTCGCGCGCCCCGACATCGGCCTCATCGCCGTCGCGTGGTGGACGGCGCTGTCGTGCCTGATCCACGCCGTCCGGCTCGTTCAGGCATGGATCGTGCGGGCGAGGGGCGGTACGATCACCTCCTGGCTGGCGGAAGGCTGA
- a CDS encoding heparinase II/III family protein: protein MNETMEETRPAPAAANPVEVIEPGHIEPGRALALVDFSPPSVGVGERLIRMAYRMGVPGAMLSGPVGKKARTRLLATVNNTLPGSRSAGTAIRAGHFMVHGAKTPIAQVDFAGAARMTPPLEKVVHSFSWLTDLEACAAREQGAPVAERILSAWLQANPKPPAKPGKSPAWSVGNTGTRLANWLAHAPLILSGEKALRSRTLAHIAATARWLDRHVTNAEDGLAEVAGWVGIVAAGLLLPDGRPRRLYGEAGLIKALGELMGDDGGVLSRSPLAQMEAIALLVRLRNCYHATRRDAPSSVERVVELLVPPLLALTHGDGGLGSWQGGWAVDAVDLEALIHASGVRTRPLRDVRQWGYQRVSAHKSILQFDTAPPPMPAQARFGCASTLAFELSHGAHRLIVNCGGAASGGGLVPVRLEQGLRATAAHSTLTLDDANSTAVLINGMIGSGVTEVAVDRKTLPQEKGANATRLDASHNGYAARYGLTHQRILLLRDDGTELRGEDLLVPAGKKGKRGKVGFAIRFHLGPEVDVNLTADGRGAGLSLPDGSYWQFRSAADEGEVTVEDSLWVDGQGRPQATQQIVVQGMVSRGGGTFGWIIKKMN from the coding sequence ATGAACGAAACCATGGAAGAGACGCGCCCTGCCCCTGCGGCAGCCAATCCGGTCGAAGTGATCGAGCCCGGCCATATCGAGCCGGGCCGGGCGCTGGCGCTCGTCGATTTCTCGCCGCCCTCGGTCGGCGTCGGCGAACGTCTGATCCGCATGGCCTACCGCATGGGCGTGCCGGGGGCGATGCTGTCCGGACCGGTCGGCAAGAAGGCGCGCACGCGGCTGCTGGCGACCGTCAACAACACCCTGCCCGGCAGCCGCAGCGCGGGCACCGCCATCCGCGCGGGCCACTTCATGGTCCACGGCGCGAAGACGCCGATCGCGCAGGTCGATTTCGCCGGTGCCGCGCGCATGACGCCGCCACTGGAGAAGGTCGTCCACTCCTTCTCCTGGCTGACCGACCTCGAAGCCTGCGCCGCGCGCGAACAGGGCGCGCCGGTGGCCGAGCGCATTCTCAGCGCATGGCTACAGGCCAATCCCAAGCCGCCTGCCAAGCCCGGCAAGTCCCCCGCCTGGAGCGTGGGGAACACCGGCACGCGACTGGCGAACTGGCTGGCCCATGCGCCGCTGATCCTGTCGGGCGAAAAGGCGCTGCGCTCCCGCACGCTGGCGCACATCGCCGCGACCGCGCGCTGGCTCGATCGTCACGTCACCAATGCCGAGGACGGGCTGGCCGAAGTGGCGGGCTGGGTCGGCATCGTCGCGGCCGGGCTGCTGCTGCCCGATGGACGTCCGCGCCGCCTCTATGGCGAGGCTGGACTCATCAAGGCGCTGGGCGAACTGATGGGCGACGACGGCGGCGTGCTTTCGCGCAGTCCGCTCGCGCAGATGGAGGCGATCGCGCTGCTGGTGCGGCTGCGCAACTGCTACCACGCGACCCGCCGCGATGCGCCGTCCTCGGTCGAGCGTGTGGTCGAACTGCTGGTGCCCCCGCTGCTCGCCCTCACCCATGGCGATGGCGGGCTGGGTTCATGGCAGGGCGGCTGGGCAGTCGATGCGGTCGACCTCGAGGCGCTGATCCATGCCAGCGGCGTGCGCACGCGCCCGCTGCGCGACGTGCGCCAGTGGGGCTACCAGCGCGTCTCCGCCCACAAGTCGATCCTGCAGTTCGACACCGCCCCGCCGCCGATGCCCGCGCAGGCCCGCTTCGGCTGCGCCTCGACGCTGGCGTTCGAACTCTCCCACGGCGCGCACCGCCTCATCGTCAACTGCGGCGGCGCGGCGAGCGGCGGCGGGCTGGTGCCGGTGCGGCTGGAGCAGGGCCTGCGCGCCACCGCCGCGCATTCGACGCTGACGCTGGACGACGCCAACTCCACCGCCGTGCTCATCAACGGCATGATCGGTTCGGGCGTCACCGAAGTCGCGGTGGACCGCAAGACGCTGCCGCAGGAAAAGGGCGCCAACGCCACCCGTCTCGACGCCAGCCACAACGGCTATGCGGCGCGGTACGGCCTGACCCACCAGCGCATCCTGTTGCTGCGCGATGACGGCACGGAACTGCGCGGCGAGGATCTGCTCGTCCCCGCCGGGAAGAAGGGCAAGCGCGGCAAGGTCGGCTTCGCGATCCGCTTCCACCTCGGCCCGGAAGTCGATGTGAACCTGACGGCGGACGGCAGAGGCGCCGGTCTGTCCCTCCCCGACGGGAGCTACTGGCAGTTCCGCTCCGCCGCGGACGAGGGCGAGGTCACGGTGGAGGACTCGCTCTGGGTCGATGGACAGGGGCGGCCGCAGGCGACCCAGCAGATCGTCGTGCAGGGCATGGTCTCGCGCGGCGGCGGCACATTCGGCTGGATCATCAAGAAGATGAACTGA
- a CDS encoding HIT family protein has product MNATLEKFGWPATTVAEFAHWVVLTRPAQPTLGSLVLAAKSDATAFGDLPAEAHAELKAVTTAIEAALGEAVGYARLNYLMLMMVDPHVHFHVIPRYEGAREWQGREFVDCGWPKVPDLGHAVVLEGADLDALVAWLKGYFG; this is encoded by the coding sequence ATGAACGCGACGCTCGAGAAGTTCGGCTGGCCCGCGACCACGGTCGCCGAGTTCGCGCACTGGGTCGTGCTGACGCGCCCCGCGCAGCCGACGCTGGGCTCGCTGGTGCTGGCGGCCAAGAGCGACGCCACCGCATTCGGCGACCTGCCCGCCGAAGCCCATGCCGAGCTCAAGGCCGTCACCACCGCGATCGAAGCGGCGCTGGGCGAGGCGGTCGGCTATGCCAGGCTCAACTACCTGATGCTGATGATGGTGGACCCGCACGTCCATTTCCACGTCATCCCCCGCTACGAGGGCGCGCGCGAGTGGCAGGGCCGCGAGTTCGTGGACTGCGGCTGGCCCAAGGTGCCGGACCTTGGCCACGCGGTTGTACTGGAGGGCGCGGATCTGGATGCGCTGGTGGCGTGGCTGAAGGGGTACTTCGGCTGA
- a CDS encoding sugar phosphate nucleotidyltransferase — translation MIEHAILLSAGQGSRLLPLTAERPKCLIDFSGRSLIEWQIEMLARGGVKRIDVVTGFMTDMLEEHLNSIRDPRVEITVRFNPFFKVADNLGSCWIAREAMRGDFLILNGDTLVSEEIVRKVQQGATGPDGKPWPITVTVDVKADGYDSDDMKVERSPEGRLIHIGKTLTPAQSNAESIGFLAFRGEGADLFRETVRQAMRTPEGVQHWYLKVIDSIAPTGKVGTVSIEGLNWAEVDFLNDIEIATKLTDTW, via the coding sequence ATGATCGAACATGCAATCCTTCTCAGCGCCGGTCAGGGTTCGCGCCTGCTGCCCCTCACGGCGGAGCGTCCCAAGTGCCTGATCGACTTCTCCGGTCGCTCGCTGATCGAATGGCAGATCGAGATGCTGGCGCGCGGCGGGGTGAAGCGGATCGACGTCGTCACCGGCTTCATGACCGACATGCTGGAGGAGCACCTCAATTCCATCCGCGACCCGCGCGTGGAGATCACGGTGCGCTTCAACCCGTTCTTCAAGGTCGCCGACAACCTCGGCTCCTGCTGGATCGCGCGCGAGGCGATGCGCGGCGATTTCCTGATCCTCAACGGCGACACGCTCGTCTCGGAGGAGATCGTCCGCAAGGTCCAGCAGGGCGCGACCGGCCCTGACGGCAAGCCCTGGCCGATCACCGTGACCGTCGATGTGAAGGCTGACGGCTACGACAGCGACGACATGAAGGTCGAACGCAGCCCCGAAGGCCGCCTGATCCACATCGGCAAGACGCTGACCCCGGCGCAGTCGAACGCCGAATCGATCGGCTTCCTCGCCTTCCGGGGCGAAGGCGCGGACCTGTTCCGCGAAACCGTCCGCCAGGCCATGCGCACGCCCGAGGGCGTCCAGCACTGGTATCTCAAGGTGATCGATTCGATCGCCCCCACCGGTAAGGTCGGCACCGTCTCCATCGAGGGCCTGAACTGGGCCGAGGTGGACTTCCTCAACGACATCGAGATCGCGACGAAGCTGACCGATACGTGGTGA